The sequence TTTTGCCGTACTAATAATCCCTGACTTCCGCCAGGAACTTAAGCTTATTCAAGAGCTGCGACGCCGCCGACGATTTCTGTAATTTCTTGAGTAATCGCAGCTTGTCGTGCACGGTTGAATGAAAGTGTTAAAGAATCTATTAAATCTGCAGCATTATCTGAAGCAGTCTTCATCGCTGTCATACTGGAAGCATGTTCACTTGCCTTCCCATCAATCAATGCACCGAAAATGAGGCTTTCCGCATATTGTGGAAGAAGTACTTCAAGAATCGCTTCGCCTGATGGCTCAAACTCATATGAAGTCGTCGTTCCCGATGCCGATATGATGTCCGTGAGCGGAAGTAATTTCTTTTCCGTCACTTCACTTGAGATGGCGGAGACGAAGTGATTGTAATACAAGTACACTTCATCGTACGCGCCTTCTGTGAACATGCCAACAGCGCGATTAGCGACGTCTTTTATTTCATCGAATGAAGGATGATCACTGATTCCTTCAACGCTTTCAACAATATTGAAATCAAGACGTTGGAAAAATTCGAGACCTTTCCGTCCGATTGCAATAATCATCACTTCGTCTTTCGACGCGTGACGTGTTTCGATTGCGCGTTTAACCGTGCGCAGGATGTTGGCATTATAGCCCCCTACGAGTCCACGATCCGAAGTAATGACAACGTAACCCGTCTTTTTAACTGGACGTGAAACGAGCATTGGGTGACCAGAATCTTTTGTACCCGCGGCAATTGACCCCACAACTTCTTGAATTTTCTCCATGTACGGAACAAACGCTGTCGCGTTACTTTCGGCACGAGCCAATTTGGAAGCGGAAACCATTTGCATCGCTTTGGTAATTTGACTTGTTTTCTTCGTCGATTTAATACGGTTTTCTATATCGCGTAATGATGCCACTGACATTTCACCACCTTATCGTTTTTTAGATCAATTCCTTACTTATTCCGCTGGAACGAAGATTTTCTTGAACGCGTTAATTGCTGCTACCATTACGTCGTCTGCTGGAAGATCTTTTGTCTTGCGAATATGATCGTATACGTCAGTGTGGTTCGTTTCAAGCCAGCTTAGAATCTCACTTTCGAAACGTAAGATATCTTTTACTGCGATGTTATCGAGGTGTCCACGCGTTAACGCGTAAAGCACAACAACTTGTTGTTCCACTTTGAATGGTTTGTTCAAATCTTGTTTCAAGATTTCAACTGTGCGCACTCCACGGTCTAGCTTCGCTTGTGTTGCAGCATCAAGGTTAGAACCGAACTGAGAGAATGCTTCAAGTTCACGGAATGCTGCAAGGTCAAGACGCAGTGTTCCCGCAACTTTTTTCATTGCTTTAATCTGTGCTGAACCACCTACGCGGGATACGGAAAGACCAGGGTTAATGGCTGGACGTACACCCGAGAAGAACAAGTCAGACTGAAGGAAGATTTGACCATCCGTGATGGAAATCACGTTTGTTGGAATATAAGCAGAGATATCTCCGGCTTGTGTTTCAACGAATGGCAAGGCTGTAATTGAACCTGCGCCAAGTGTATCGTTCAACTTCGCTGCACGCTCAAGAAGGCGGGAGTGAAGATAGAAGACGTCACCAGGATAAGCTTCACGACCCGGAGGACGACGAAGTAGCAAGGACAGTTCACGGTATGCAGCTGCTTGTTTCGAAAGGTCATCGTATACAATCAGAACGTGCTTACCATCAAACATGAATTCTTCAGCCATTGTAATTCCTGCATAAGGTGCAAGGTATAGAAGTGGTGCTGGTTGTGAAGCAGAAGCCGTTACGACGATTGTATAATCAAGCGCGCCGTTTTTACGGAGTGTTTCAACAACACCACGAACTGTAGATTCTTTTTGACCGATTGCTACGTAGATACAAATCATATCTTGGTCAGCTTGGTTTAGAATTGTATCGATGGCAACAGTTGTTTTACCTGTTTGACGGTCACCGATGATCAATTCACGCTGTCCACGACCGATTGGAACTAGTGCATCAATCGCTTTAATGCCTGTTTGAAGTGGCTCATGAACGGATTTACGCGCCATAACCCCTTGTGCAGGGCTTTCAATTGGACGAGATTTTGTTGTTGCAATCGGACCTAGTCCATCAACTGGTTGTCCCAGTGGATTGACAACACGTCCAATCATTTCTTTCCCAACTGGTACTTCCATAATACGACCTGTACGACGTACTTCATCGCCTTCTTTAATGTCTGTGTATGGGCCAAGGATAACGATACCTACGTTGTTCGCTTCCAAGTTTTGCGCCATACCTAGAACACCAGTAGAGAACTCAAGAAGTTCTCCAGCCATGACGTTGTCGAGGCCATGAGCAAGTGCGATACCGTCACCAATCTTGATAACTGTACCTACTTCGCTCACTTTCAACTCAGATTGATAATTTTCAATCTGCTGTTTTATGAGAACGCTGATTTCTTCAGCTTTGATGCTCATGCATGTCACCCCTCAAATTTCAGTTTTATGATCCGATAAGATCTCGTTTCAGACGTTCAAGCTTCGCGCTTACACTACTGTCGTAGATTTGGTTGCCGATTTGGAGACGGATGCCTCCAATGAGCGCTGGATCGATGATATTGTCAATTCGCAAGGACTGTTTACCGACTTTTTGTGCGAACGCATTGGAAATGGATTGGCTTTGTTCATCCGAAAGTGACAGTGTAGAATATACTGTAGCCTCGGCAACGCCAACTGCATCATTTGCAAATGTGTTAAATTCATCAACAAAGTGAATCACTTCGTTAATGCGTTTCCCGTCAAGCAGGACGTACAGTGCATTCAAAATGAGCTGATCCGCTCCTTTGAATAGGTCTGCAAGCAGTTCTTTCTTTTTTACTAGTGGTAATTTAGGTGACTCAAGCAATTGCCCAAGTCCTTTATTGTCTTGGAAAACCTTTTTCAATTCTTGAAGATCTTCTTGAATTGAAACGATTTGTCCATTTTGTTGTGCAAGTTCAAATAATGCGAGTGCATAGCGTTTTGCTGCAACCGATTTGCTCATCGGCCCTCGCCTGCCTTCGCAATCGTCTCTTCAATCAATGCGCGGTTATCGTCTTCGGAAATCTCTTTCCCAAGAACTTTAGACGCTGCAAGGATGGAAAGTGATACGAATTCTTCGCGGACTGCCGCAACGGCTTTGTCCTTTTCTGTCGCAATTTCAAGCACTGCTGCTTCTTTCATGCGATTCGCTTCTGCACGCGCCGTGCTGATCAATTCTTCACGGTGTGTTTCAGCTTGTTTCTGAGCATTTTCAACAATCGATTGTGCGTTATCACGTGCTTCTTTCAACAACTCGCGTTGTTCTTCCAGAAGTTTATGTGACTCCAAGCGACTTTTTTCAGCTGCTTCAATTTCATTTGAAATCATTTGTGCTCGTTGATCCATGATGCCCATAAGTGGTCCCCATGCAAACTTCTTCAGAAGTAACATGAGTATCGTGAAAAATACCACCGTGACGATAATATCGCCGAGGTTAAGACCATCTGGGTTATTTAATTTTGCCAATCCACTAGCAGCTCCACCATCAGCTGCCAATAAGGCGAAGGTATCCAAAAACACGATTGTTTCACTCCCTTCAAGAGCTTATGTTTCTTTAATATGGGTATTTCACTAATTTACATAAATGAATGGCGAAGGACTACAATAGTACGTTCTTCGCCATTAGATTCAATTCTCGCAGAGAAATGAATGTCATTACTCTGTATCGTACTACTTATTTGTTCATTACGATGAACGCGATAACTGCTGCGAAAATCGGAACAACCTCAACAAGTGCAACACCGACGAACATGTTTGTTTGAAGAATACCGCGTGCTTCTGGTTGACGTGCAATTCCTTCTTGTGTGCGTGATACAACAAGACCTGCTCCTAGACCTGCTCCTAGTGCTCCTAAACCGATTGCGATTGCTGCTGCTAATAGACCAACTGAACCTACCATTATTGTTTCCTCCTAATAATTCCTGTTTTTTTGTTTTGTCGCCCGGTTATCCGGGCATTATATGCTTAATGGTCTGTTGCCACTTTGTGTGACATGTAGACCATCGACAACATAACGAAGATAAATGACTGGATCCCCCCGACGAAAATCGAGAAGCCCATCCAAGCAAGGGACGGAACAACTGCTCCAAACAACCCAAGTATGCCTGATGTCGCAAGTCCAGCCAGTAGGCCAAGAAGAACTTCACCAGCATAGATGTTACCATAAAGACGCAGACCGAGTGTCAGCGTATTTGCAAATTCCTCGACGACTTTAAGCGGTGCAAGGAAAGGGAGCGGCTTAAGGTAGCCTTTTCCGTATTCTTTCATACCTGCCATCTTAATACCGTAATAATGTGTGAGAACAATGACCATACTAGCGAGTGTCAATGTAACTACAGGGTCAGCAGTTGGTGATTTCCACCAAAGATCCCCTTTCCAGTAGATTGCCATTGGAAGTCCTAATACGTTCGCTACAAAGAGGAACATGATTAGGGTGATTCCCAATACGTGGAATCGTCCACCCGTTTTCCAGTCCATATTACTCTTGATAATCCCTTTGACGAAATCCATAACCCATTCAAAGAAATTTTGCATCCCTGTCGGCTTTAGCTGTAAATTACGTGTAGCGAAAATCGCGATGAGGAAGACAATTAGACATGTGATGAAGAGCATTAAGACGTTTGATAAGTTAAATGTCATTTCGAATGCTGTATCTTCGAAAACCGTGTATAACGGATTTCCATGTTCCATTTTTCGTTCACCTCCCTTTTGCATCCAGAATGAAGTCAAGTTTTTTCGTATCGCTCCACATTTGTGAAAAGCCCTACTGACGAAAACGCTTTATTGATGTCTTACGTGGTATAGGATCCTCTCCACTAGTAGGAGAATGTAAGGTATCGCAAAACCGATAACCGTACCGATCAAATCGAAATGTTCTGGCATCGCGGTTGCAATTGCAGCCGCAGCGACACCAGATGCGAAACGTAATGCAGTCCCAAGTGATAAACTGTGCTTACCTTCTGCGAACTTCTGGTCAGCCTTCTCCATTTTACGGACAAGAATCCAAAAATTATACAATCCAAACAGAGATCCGAGTATTAAACCTGCGAAAACTGTCTTAAAATCAGTAAA comes from Sporosarcina sp. FSL K6-3457 and encodes:
- a CDS encoding F0F1 ATP synthase subunit delta, with translation MSKSVAAKRYALALFELAQQNGQIVSIQEDLQELKKVFQDNKGLGQLLESPKLPLVKKKELLADLFKGADQLILNALYVLLDGKRINEVIHFVDEFNTFANDAVGVAEATVYSTLSLSDEQSQSISNAFAQKVGKQSLRIDNIIDPALIGGIRLQIGNQIYDSSVSAKLERLKRDLIGS
- the atpE gene encoding F0F1 ATP synthase subunit C; amino-acid sequence: MVGSVGLLAAAIAIGLGALGAGLGAGLVVSRTQEGIARQPEARGILQTNMFVGVALVEVVPIFAAVIAFIVMNK
- the atpB gene encoding F0F1 ATP synthase subunit A, with product MEHGNPLYTVFEDTAFEMTFNLSNVLMLFITCLIVFLIAIFATRNLQLKPTGMQNFFEWVMDFVKGIIKSNMDWKTGGRFHVLGITLIMFLFVANVLGLPMAIYWKGDLWWKSPTADPVVTLTLASMVIVLTHYYGIKMAGMKEYGKGYLKPLPFLAPLKVVEEFANTLTLGLRLYGNIYAGEVLLGLLAGLATSGILGLFGAVVPSLAWMGFSIFVGGIQSFIFVMLSMVYMSHKVATDH
- the atpG gene encoding ATP synthase F1 subunit gamma, which produces MASLRDIENRIKSTKKTSQITKAMQMVSASKLARAESNATAFVPYMEKIQEVVGSIAAGTKDSGHPMLVSRPVKKTGYVVITSDRGLVGGYNANILRTVKRAIETRHASKDEVMIIAIGRKGLEFFQRLDFNIVESVEGISDHPSFDEIKDVANRAVGMFTEGAYDEVYLYYNHFVSAISSEVTEKKLLPLTDIISASGTTTSYEFEPSGEAILEVLLPQYAESLIFGALIDGKASEHASSMTAMKTASDNAADLIDSLTLSFNRARQAAITQEITEIVGGVAALE
- the atpA gene encoding F0F1 ATP synthase subunit alpha; translated protein: MSIKAEEISVLIKQQIENYQSELKVSEVGTVIKIGDGIALAHGLDNVMAGELLEFSTGVLGMAQNLEANNVGIVILGPYTDIKEGDEVRRTGRIMEVPVGKEMIGRVVNPLGQPVDGLGPIATTKSRPIESPAQGVMARKSVHEPLQTGIKAIDALVPIGRGQRELIIGDRQTGKTTVAIDTILNQADQDMICIYVAIGQKESTVRGVVETLRKNGALDYTIVVTASASQPAPLLYLAPYAGITMAEEFMFDGKHVLIVYDDLSKQAAAYRELSLLLRRPPGREAYPGDVFYLHSRLLERAAKLNDTLGAGSITALPFVETQAGDISAYIPTNVISITDGQIFLQSDLFFSGVRPAINPGLSVSRVGGSAQIKAMKKVAGTLRLDLAAFRELEAFSQFGSNLDAATQAKLDRGVRTVEILKQDLNKPFKVEQQVVVLYALTRGHLDNIAVKDILRFESEILSWLETNHTDVYDHIRKTKDLPADDVMVAAINAFKKIFVPAE
- a CDS encoding ATP synthase subunit I, which encodes MQTLQEIYKIQKKALFFCLALFVLGWGFTDFKTVFAGLILGSLFGLYNFWILVRKMEKADQKFAEGKHSLSLGTALRFASGVAAAAIATAMPEHFDLIGTVIGFAIPYILLLVERILYHVRHQ
- the atpF gene encoding F0F1 ATP synthase subunit B; the encoded protein is MFLDTFALLAADGGAASGLAKLNNPDGLNLGDIIVTVVFFTILMLLLKKFAWGPLMGIMDQRAQMISNEIEAAEKSRLESHKLLEEQRELLKEARDNAQSIVENAQKQAETHREELISTARAEANRMKEAAVLEIATEKDKAVAAVREEFVSLSILAASKVLGKEISEDDNRALIEETIAKAGEGR